Proteins encoded by one window of Cylindrospermum stagnale PCC 7417:
- a CDS encoding PAS domain-containing protein produces the protein MISRNTAFEVTDWNPAAEAICGYSYHEALVRHAAGLLVAESSREAVNQAFAALLKQDGGIH, from the coding sequence GTGATTTCAAGGAATACGGCGTTTGAGGTGACAGACTGGAATCCTGCGGCTGAAGCTATCTGTGGTTATAGTTACCATGAAGCACTGGTCCGCCATGCAGCAGGACTGTTAGTAGCTGAAAGTTCTAGAGAAGCAGTCAACCAAGCCTTCGCAGCATTGCTAAAGCAAGACGGGGGAATTCACTAA
- a CDS encoding S8 family peptidase: MRRLILLCLFVIGLGASVFGFLNFQGLAAKGEFETILLDFREDIPAAVVQQDLQAIAKLYNVTPQLDNKFSASDNVYIIKGDRDRLKKLKASTFAKATEIIEPNYIYSKIPQPGEAKWLGEFLTEQDDQEVNPSLTGPNDQYYSKQWNLHKIGVEGAWTLTKGSGITVAVIDTGITKVRDLSETKFVKGYDFVNDREEATDDNGHGTHVAGTVAQATNNKYGVAGIAYEANLMPLKVLSANGGGTVADIAEAIKFAADKGADVINMSLGGGGESQLMKQAIEYAYKKGVVIIAAAGNESTNGSSYPARYPHVIGVSAFGPDGEKAPYSNFGAGVDISAPGGSEGGAILQETITENGEAAFLGLQGTSMASPHVAGVAALIKAAGIKEPDEILKVLKQSARVIQDDGLNYYGAGQLNAEAAVKLATQGQISFPDFFRWLRDNGYLNPGFWIDGGAIALLPKILMVLGSYLLAWFLRVYFPFAWSWSLSSGLIAGSSGLFFLKGIYIFDLPQWPLRVLGSSIPELGNALQGTDALNPLFASVLIPIILTALLLGHPSGKWFAIGSTLGIAACLTVSAFYDPAVWGLGSSNLARIFLIANAILCYGLARLALPNEGKTA; encoded by the coding sequence ATGAGAAGGCTTATATTATTGTGTTTGTTTGTCATTGGGCTAGGAGCTAGCGTGTTTGGGTTCCTGAATTTTCAGGGATTGGCAGCTAAAGGTGAATTTGAGACGATTCTGCTAGATTTTCGGGAAGATATTCCCGCAGCAGTCGTACAGCAGGATCTGCAAGCGATCGCCAAACTTTACAACGTTACACCCCAACTGGATAATAAATTCTCAGCGTCAGACAATGTGTACATTATTAAAGGCGATCGCGATCGGCTGAAAAAACTGAAAGCATCGACCTTCGCCAAAGCTACGGAAATCATCGAGCCAAATTACATTTACAGCAAGATTCCCCAACCAGGTGAAGCCAAGTGGCTAGGGGAATTTTTGACAGAGCAAGATGATCAAGAGGTAAATCCCTCATTAACTGGCCCTAACGACCAATATTACAGCAAGCAGTGGAACCTGCACAAAATCGGCGTTGAAGGCGCCTGGACTCTCACCAAAGGTAGCGGGATCACCGTTGCTGTAATCGACACCGGGATTACTAAGGTGCGCGACTTGTCTGAAACAAAATTCGTCAAAGGCTACGATTTTGTTAACGACCGAGAAGAAGCCACAGATGACAACGGACATGGTACCCATGTAGCTGGTACCGTAGCCCAAGCCACTAATAACAAATATGGCGTCGCCGGCATTGCCTACGAAGCCAATCTCATGCCCCTAAAGGTATTGAGTGCCAATGGTGGCGGGACTGTTGCCGATATTGCCGAAGCGATTAAATTTGCTGCCGATAAAGGCGCAGATGTGATCAATATGAGCTTAGGTGGTGGTGGTGAAAGCCAACTGATGAAGCAAGCGATTGAGTATGCCTACAAAAAAGGCGTAGTCATCATTGCCGCAGCGGGGAATGAAAGCACCAATGGGTCCAGCTATCCAGCCCGTTATCCCCACGTCATCGGTGTTTCCGCATTCGGACCCGATGGGGAAAAAGCACCTTATTCTAACTTTGGTGCTGGCGTTGATATCTCTGCCCCTGGTGGTAGTGAAGGTGGGGCAATTCTGCAAGAAACGATCACTGAAAACGGCGAAGCAGCGTTTCTGGGACTCCAAGGCACAAGCATGGCTTCTCCCCACGTTGCTGGTGTAGCAGCCTTGATTAAAGCTGCCGGGATTAAAGAACCAGATGAAATTTTAAAAGTCCTCAAGCAGTCGGCCAGAGTTATCCAGGATGATGGTTTGAACTATTATGGCGCTGGACAACTTAATGCTGAGGCAGCAGTCAAACTTGCCACCCAAGGGCAAATCAGTTTTCCTGATTTCTTCCGCTGGTTGCGAGATAATGGCTATCTCAACCCTGGTTTCTGGATTGATGGCGGTGCGATCGCACTATTGCCTAAAATTTTAATGGTATTGGGTTCCTATCTCCTCGCTTGGTTTTTACGGGTTTACTTCCCCTTTGCTTGGAGTTGGTCTTTATCCAGTGGCTTAATAGCTGGCAGTTCAGGGTTATTCTTTCTCAAAGGAATTTATATCTTTGACCTTCCCCAGTGGCCCTTGCGAGTTTTGGGCAGTTCCATCCCCGAATTAGGCAACGCCCTTCAGGGAACTGATGCCTTGAATCCCCTATTTGCCAGCGTGTTGATTCCGATTATTCTAACCGCCTTGCTGCTAGGACATCCGAGTGGGAAATGGTTTGCCATTGGTTCTACCCTAGGCATAGCGGCGTGCTTGACTGTAAGTGCATTTTATGACCCAGCGGTTTGGGGGCTGGGAAGTAGTAACTTAGCTCGCATCTTCCTAATTGCCAATGCCATACTTTGTTATGGACTGGCTCGTTTAGCATTGCCAAACGAAGGCAAAACAGCCTAA